One Acidimicrobiales bacterium DNA window includes the following coding sequences:
- a CDS encoding response regulator: MANDRRLRILLVDDEPDILLLLQAMLTAPTWEIVGKASGGADALRIATAVNPDVAVVDYMMPGMHGMELAQRLKDVHPNCFVVLFSAYDVKDEADVSPYVDRFLAKTDVRALTNLLDDAAKARGLTG, from the coding sequence ATGGCGAACGACCGGCGACTGCGCATCCTGCTGGTCGACGACGAGCCCGACATCCTGTTGCTGCTCCAAGCCATGCTGACTGCACCCACGTGGGAGATCGTCGGCAAGGCGTCGGGCGGGGCGGACGCCCTGCGCATCGCCACCGCCGTGAACCCTGATGTTGCCGTCGTCGACTACATGATGCCGGGCATGCACGGCATGGAGTTGGCCCAGCGTCTCAAGGATGTCCACCCCAACTGCTTCGTCGTGCTGTTCTCCGCCTACGACGTCAAGGACGAAGCCGACGTGAGCCCCTACGTCGACCGCTTCCTGGCCAAGACCGACGTGCGGGCTTTGACCAACCTGCTCGACGACGCCGCCAAGGCCCGCGGCCTCACCGGCTGA